CAAATCGTCGAATATACGAGAAAACCGATAATAATAAGCTTCAATATCGACTTCAGAAACTGAACGAGCGAGCGCATCGAAAAAATATTTTTGAAACCTTTGATCGGATCGATCTTGCTGAACTTCATCTTCAGCGGGTCACCGGTCAATAGAAAACCAACCTGTGCATAGTTGACAATAAGTGCCATCACTATGGCAACGAGGAAAATCGGCGCCAGCGCAAGTAGAATCTGAATGGCATAATCACCGAACATGACCATCACATTTTCACTCGTCACATTCATTTGTAAACGGTGATAGTATACATCAGAGAACATGAAGACAACTCGTTCCTTGATATATCCGCCGAAAATGAGCAAGCTCAGAAATGAAGAGAGTAGGATCGCTGCTCCAGACAGATCCTGACTTTTTGCAACCTGCCCTTTCTTTCTTGCATCCTGCTTCTTCTTCGGAGTCGCTTTCTCCGTCTTCTCACCAGAGAACAACTGCAAATCCAGCTTTATCCGATATGCCACCTTCGATTCTCCTCCTTACTTCGGCGCCTCTCCGATGGTAGCAAACAAATTGTGCAGCGCCCGGAACATCACTTCAAACAAATGCTCAAACGCATAGATGAAGCTCGGAATCAGGAGAAGCAGCATCGCCAGGCCTACCAAGATCTTAAGCGGGATGCCGATTACAAATACATTGAATTGGGGTGCCGTTCGGGCCAGGAACCCCAGGGCCACATCTGTCACGAACAGAGCAACCACGAGCGGTGCAGCCATCTGAAAAGCGAGCATGAATGCCTGACTGAACGTAGTAATCAAAAATTCAGACAGATTCCCATTGTAAATTCTTTGAAACACTTCGTTTGATAGCGGAATCCAATTGTAACTGCGAATTACCGCATCAAGCAAATAGTGATGGCCGTTCATACTAAAGAAGATCAGCGTGGCAAATACATACTTCAAGTTGCCAATTACCGGTACACTTGAGCCCGTAACCGGGTCAAGCACGTTAACGATCCCAAAGCCAATCTGTATATCAATAAAAGAACCAGCCATCTGAATGACCGTGAACAGCAAGGTCGCCACATAACCCATTAAGAGCCCGATCAGGATCTCCCGAATCACAACCAGTAAATAGCTAAGATCGCTGGGCACCGCCTGATTCGTTCCTTGTATAAGCAAAATGAAGACGGCTATGATCGCTGACAATCCAATCTTGTAACTGTTCGGGACACCCCGTGATGAAAATACTGGTGAAACTACAAAAAAGGCTGTCATTCGACAAAAAATCAGCATGTAAACGGAAGCGCTCTGCAAAATAATATCCATCGTTGTACCGGCCTAACTAATGTAATTGGCGAGATTATTCAAAATCCCATAGGTGAAATCAACGAGCGTTGACAGAATCCATGGACCGAATATTAACAAGCTAATTAATACGGCAACGATTTTTGGAATAAAGGCCAGCGTCTGCTCCTGAATCTGCGTCGTCGCCTGAAATATACTGACGATAAGCCCGACTGTTAGACCTATCAGAAGCATCGGCGCGCTTACCTTCAGAACGGTATAAACGGCTTGTCCGGCCAAACCGATAATAAATTCCGAACTCATGAACCGTCTTCCCCCCTCTTAACTCGCGAATCCGGCGGGGGAATCCCCCGCATCCACTGCCATAATCTTAATCATAGATGTAACATTGCTATGTAACAAAACTGCTAAGCAGCGATTTGATGACCAGATACCAACCGTCAACAAGCACGAACAGCAATATCTTAAACGGCAGCGAGATCATGACCGGAGGAAGCATCATCATCCCCATCCCCATAAGGACGCTGGCTACTACGATATCGATGATCAGAAACGGAATGTAAATCAGGAACCCCATTTGGAACGCTGTCTTTAACTCGCTGATAGCGAACGCCGGTACCATTACGCTGATCGGAATATCCTCATACTTTTCCGGCTTGGCCGTCTTCGTGTAGCTCATGAACAATTGCAGATCCTTTGGCCTAGTATGCGAGTACATAAATTTCTTCATCGGGACTGCTGCTTTGTCCAGCGCTTCAGTCTGAGAGATTTCCCCTTTAATATAGGGCTGTAGAGCTACCTCATTTACAGTAGACAAGGTAGGACTCATGACAAATAGCGTTAAAAAAAGCGCAAGCCCGACCAGCACCTGGTTAGGGGGCATCTGCTGCGTTCCGAGCGAGTTTCGAACGAAGCCGAGCACGATCACAATTCTCGTAAAACTGGTCATCAGTACTAGAATCGCAGGAGCGATACTTATGACTGTTATAAGCAGTATAAGAGATAGAGAGCTTGTACCCGGTGCGCCATCGGAATTGCCGATTTGAATATTCACATCTGGTATCGGATCGGTCGGAGCTGCGGAAGCCACGGTCACAGCAAAGACACTAAAGAGCATCAGAGCCAAACTTATAATAATAACTTTGTTCTTCATGAATCCCTCAACCGATCTGTAGATTGTTGCTGCTGATCCTTCAGCAGCTCCTGCATTTGCCGCTTGCGATTCGGCATTTTCTGCAGCTGAGCATGGAACATTTCGTGAAAGGCTGATTCATCCAGCTCTTCTTCCTGCACCTTATTCCCTTTGCGAAAGCGGGAGACGAGCCCAGAAAAGACGGTAGTCAGTCCAGCAAACTCGGCCCCCTCTTCTTCAAATGCCTGCTGCAAAAGAATGACTTCTTCAGGGTCGGAAATTTTATCGACCATGGAGATGTCCTCACCTACACCAACCAGATAAATACTACTGCCGATCTCAATGACCTGCAGCGATTTATTGGGCCCGAGACCGATAGCTCCTAAAGTACGGATCGATCGACTTTGCGACAAATAGCGGTTCTTCCTGCCTAAAAAACGGATTAATACAACGATTAAGACAATGATAATGGCCAGAACAACGATTACCATCATCAGATTTCCCCAAATATTAATATCACCACTTGGTAACTGGGAATCCGGTGTCGAAGGCATGACGCGACCTATATTCCCAAGGTTTTGTTGATCGCTTCAATTACCCGATCAGATTGGAATGGCTTAACAATGAAATCCTTGGCTCCAGCTTGGATCGCATCGATAACCATCGCCTGTTGCCCCATCGCTGAGCACATAATTACTTTTGCATTCGGATCCATTTTCTTGATTTCCTTCAATGCTGCAATCCCGTCCATCTCAGGCATTGTAATATCCATGGTGACCAGGTCGGGATGCAATTCCTTATATTTTTCGATAGCCTGTGCCCCATCCTGGGCTTCACCGACAACCTCGAACCCGTTCTTCGTTAAAATGTCACGGACCATCATTCTCATAAATGCTGCATCGTCTACGATTAGAATTCGGTTTGCCATTGCTTTAAAATCCTCCCTAAGCTCTACTATTGTAATTTTTGTATTCGATCCCATTGGCTAACGATATCTGTGACGCGAACGCCAAAGTTCTCATCAATGACCACGACTTCACCCTTGGCGATCAGCTTGTTGTTCACCAGAATGTCTACTGGCTCACCGGCAAGCTTATCGAGTTCAATGATCGAGCCCTGCGATAATTCCAAGATATCCTTAATTTGCTTTTGGGTCCTTCCTAATTCTACGGTGACTTTAAGGGGAATGTCCATCAGTAAGTTTAAATTATTTTCATCTATATGACCTAAAGCTGGATTTCCAAAGTTAGCGAACTGTACCGGTTGAACGTTCAGATTGCGTCCCGGTACCGCTCCAAAATGCTGCGGTTCAGCCATCGGCCGTTCCTGCGGCGGATAATAATATCCTTGCTGCTGGGGCATGGGCTGAGACGGCATGGACGGCGCATTATATGTAGGAGCAGGTGGCTCATAAGCTGGTGCCGGCGGCGCTGCTGCTGCTGCGGTCTCCTGCTTAACTGGCTCTGTGACGGAACCATTAATCAAGCTTTCTACCATTTCCTTGGCGAATTTCACTGTCAGCAGCTGCATGATCGTAGAATCGATCAGGTCGCCAATGGTCAGTCGGAAAGATACTTTGATCAATATCTCATCTGATGGCAGATTATTGATTCCTGTGCCGTTCGTCATGTTCAGAATATCGATTCCCGGCGGCGAAATGTTCACGAAGCGGTTAAAAATGGTCGACATGGAAGTAGCCGACGAACCCATCATCTGATTCATTGCTTCCTGAACGGCGCTGATATGAATTTCATTTAATTCCGCGTCATCCGGACTGCCGTCACCACCGAGCATCAGATCGGCGATAACCTGAGCATCTCTAGTCTTGATGACCAGTGAATTCATTCCTTCAAACCCGTCAACATATTGGACATGAACAGCAACATGCGGTTTAGGGAATTCAGATTCAAATTGAGAGCGCGTAATAATCGATACCTTAGGGGTCGTAATATCGACCTTCTTGCTTAACAATGTGGACAGTGCGGTCGCCGCACTTCCGAACGTAATGTTGCCGATTTCACCCAGCGCATCCTGCTCAAGCGGCGTCAAATAATCCGATACTGTTGGTTCAGTGGGTGTATCCTGATTAGCCTGCTTCAGGAGGGCGTCAATCTCTTCCTGGGATAAATAGTCTTTACTCGTCAAGCTCCTCAACTCCTTCGCTGACAATTTCATCAATTTGAACAGCTACCCGATCCTTGAGCGTACCCGGGCTGCCGATGTATTTCAATCTGTCTCCGACGCGAATAGCAAGTCCCTCTTGAACCGATTTGTTCAGGGAGATCACATCGCCTGCGGATAGTTCCAGGAACTCGCGCACTGTGATGTTCGATTCGCCTAGCTCTGCGATGATCGGCAAATTAGCTTTGCTGACCCGATTGCGTAGTGCGTCCATCTCCTCTGGTACTCTCGACTTCTTCTGCGATACGAACCAGTGATGCACTGACAGCTTCGGCATAATCGGCTCAATAACCACATGTGGTATACATAAATTAATCATCCCGGAGGTGTCGCCGATCTTTGTACTCAGCGAGATCAGTGCGATCGTCTCGTTAGGAGATACAATCTGCATAAACTGCGGATTCGTCTCGAGTCCCTCCATTCGAGGCTGGATATCGATCACGGTCTTCCAAGCCTCCTGCAGGCTGTCAAACGCGCGGCTGAATATCTTCTCCATGATGATCGTCTCGATCTCTGTCAATGAACCGATCTTGGAAGGAGCAATCCCCATCCCGCCAAGCAATCTGTCCAGCATAGCAAAAGCAACGTTAGGGTGAACCTCAAGCACCATACGACCTTCCAGCGGTTCCGCTTCGAAAATGTTAAGGATCGTCATCTTCGGTATTGAACGGATGAACTCGTCATAAGGAAGCTGTTCTACCTGTACCACATTAATCTGCACAAAAGTGCGTAGCTGTGCCGAAAAATAGGTGGTAAGATAGCGGGCAAAATTCTCATGAATT
The window above is part of the Paenibacillus lutimineralis genome. Proteins encoded here:
- the fliM gene encoding flagellar motor switch protein FliM, with the translated sequence MVDVLSQNEIDALLAALSSGEMDAEELKKEETQKKIRSYDFKRAVRFSKDHIRSLTRIHENFARYLTTYFSAQLRTFVQINVVQVEQLPYDEFIRSIPKMTILNIFEAEPLEGRMVLEVHPNVAFAMLDRLLGGMGIAPSKIGSLTEIETIIMEKIFSRAFDSLQEAWKTVIDIQPRMEGLETNPQFMQIVSPNETIALISLSTKIGDTSGMINLCIPHVVIEPIMPKLSVHHWFVSQKKSRVPEEMDALRNRVSKANLPIIAELGESNITVREFLELSAGDVISLNKSVQEGLAIRVGDRLKYIGSPGTLKDRVAVQIDEIVSEGVEELDE
- the fliQ gene encoding flagellar biosynthesis protein FliQ, producing the protein MSSEFIIGLAGQAVYTVLKVSAPMLLIGLTVGLIVSIFQATTQIQEQTLAFIPKIVAVLISLLIFGPWILSTLVDFTYGILNNLANYIS
- a CDS encoding flagellar biosynthetic protein FliO; the protein is MMVIVVLAIIIVLIVVLIRFLGRKNRYLSQSRSIRTLGAIGLGPNKSLQVIEIGSSIYLVGVGEDISMVDKISDPEEVILLQQAFEEEGAEFAGLTTVFSGLVSRFRKGNKVQEEELDESAFHEMFHAQLQKMPNRKRQMQELLKDQQQQSTDRLRDS
- the fliR gene encoding flagellar biosynthetic protein FliR is translated as MDIILQSASVYMLIFCRMTAFFVVSPVFSSRGVPNSYKIGLSAIIAVFILLIQGTNQAVPSDLSYLLVVIREILIGLLMGYVATLLFTVIQMAGSFIDIQIGFGIVNVLDPVTGSSVPVIGNLKYVFATLIFFSMNGHHYLLDAVIRSYNWIPLSNEVFQRIYNGNLSEFLITTFSQAFMLAFQMAAPLVVALFVTDVALGFLARTAPQFNVFVIGIPLKILVGLAMLLLLIPSFIYAFEHLFEVMFRALHNLFATIGEAPK
- a CDS encoding response regulator; the protein is MANRILIVDDAAFMRMMVRDILTKNGFEVVGEAQDGAQAIEKYKELHPDLVTMDITMPEMDGIAALKEIKKMDPNAKVIMCSAMGQQAMVIDAIQAGAKDFIVKPFQSDRVIEAINKTLGI
- the fliY gene encoding flagellar motor switch phosphatase FliY, with amino-acid sequence MTSKDYLSQEEIDALLKQANQDTPTEPTVSDYLTPLEQDALGEIGNITFGSAATALSTLLSKKVDITTPKVSIITRSQFESEFPKPHVAVHVQYVDGFEGMNSLVIKTRDAQVIADLMLGGDGSPDDAELNEIHISAVQEAMNQMMGSSATSMSTIFNRFVNISPPGIDILNMTNGTGINNLPSDEILIKVSFRLTIGDLIDSTIMQLLTVKFAKEMVESLINGSVTEPVKQETAAAAAPPAPAYEPPAPTYNAPSMPSQPMPQQQGYYYPPQERPMAEPQHFGAVPGRNLNVQPVQFANFGNPALGHIDENNLNLLMDIPLKVTVELGRTQKQIKDILELSQGSIIELDKLAGEPVDILVNNKLIAKGEVVVIDENFGVRVTDIVSQWDRIQKLQ
- the fliP gene encoding flagellar type III secretion system pore protein FliP (The bacterial flagellar biogenesis protein FliP forms a type III secretion system (T3SS)-type pore required for flagellar assembly.), with amino-acid sequence MKNKVIIISLALMLFSVFAVTVASAAPTDPIPDVNIQIGNSDGAPGTSSLSLILLITVISIAPAILVLMTSFTRIVIVLGFVRNSLGTQQMPPNQVLVGLALFLTLFVMSPTLSTVNEVALQPYIKGEISQTEALDKAAVPMKKFMYSHTRPKDLQLFMSYTKTAKPEKYEDIPISVMVPAFAISELKTAFQMGFLIYIPFLIIDIVVASVLMGMGMMMLPPVMISLPFKILLFVLVDGWYLVIKSLLSSFVT